A genomic window from Salvia hispanica cultivar TCC Black 2014 chromosome 5, UniMelb_Shisp_WGS_1.0, whole genome shotgun sequence includes:
- the LOC125188087 gene encoding uncharacterized protein LOC125188087, translating into MSNAKKDDKFSLKAVVNMKKRKVLFAEVDSAFADVLLSFLTLPLGTIVKILKKRSKDLDLHIGSLTSLYTGLANLDSDRFLTEGAKSVLLHPRSSSGDERQTLKLDISDYPPLEYFNCSKKCISYVGVRSMIMYYDVGYCVYCRQKMEKVVQSETRTVPCDDEVYLKKKTSSFLITDDLRIMPNSGLLQISSLLGDADLVEAETMTVSFGLSEVMDLLLYSLLSINPLSVAILSAKIEFTKATEFTTYASDNCMMGLKLIVQKSTSKLLYAEAEEDFVDFLFSFLVIPLGGVESLLWSNSYVKAIDNLHKSTTDLIREKYFKSSDTKNRLLKPNIPHGYKSKNHILPLTEDQLPIVNGSVNWLAPSTKFPKGQGSYLVGPRTYKVTDDLTVTPFCTLSILETLVKMKIPVSDVEELKLDIGTNKGLSILRASLTSKCALTDALLTPILKARQKKQKV; encoded by the exons atgtcGAATGCTAAAAAGGATGACAAGTTTTCATTGAAAGCTGTGGTGAATATGAAGAAACGAAAGGTTCTATTTGCAGAAGTAGACAGTGCATTTGCAGATGTGCTGCTGAGCTTCCTAACTTTGCCATTGGGAACTATTGTCAAAATCTTGAAGAAGCGCAGTAAAGATTTAGATCTACACATTGGAAGCTTGACCAGTTTGTACACTGGTTTAGCAAATCTCGACAGTGACCGTTTCTTGACGGAAGGTGCTAAGTCGGTTCTGCTGCATCCACGAAGCTCATCCGGTGACGAACGTCAAACACTAAAGCTCGATATTAGTGATTATCCACCGTTGGAATATTTCAATTGTTCCAAGAAATGCATCTCTTATGTTGGAGTTCGAAGCATGATCATGTATTATGACGTTGGTTACTGCGTATACTGCCgtcaaaaaatggaaaaagtagTTCAAAGCGAAACTCGCACTGTTCCTTGTGATGATGAAGTTtacttgaagaagaaaacatctTCTTTTCTTATCACTGATGATCTGCGTATAATGCCTAATTCTGGTCTATTGCAAATTTCAAGCTTACTTGGCGATGCAGACTTGGTTGAGGCCGAGACGATGACCGTTAGCTTTGGATTATCTGAG GTCATGGATTTGCTCCTGTATTCGTTGCTTTCGATCAATCCATTGTCCGTTGCCATACTCAGTGCAAAAATAGAATTTACAAAGGCAACTGAATTCACTACTTATGCATCGGACAACTGCATGATGGGTTTGAAATTGATCGTGCAAAAGTCCACGAGCAAGCTTCTGTATGCTGAAGCTGAGGAAGATTTCGTAGACTTTCTGTTTAGCTTCCTTGTAATCCCACTAGGTGGAGTCGAGTCCCTTTTGTGGAGTAACTCTTATGTTAAGGCTATTGACAACTTGCATAAGAGTACAACTGATCTTATCCGCGAAAAGTATTTCAAGTCTTCCGATACCAAAAATAGGTTATTAAAGCCCAACATACCTCATGgttataaatccaaaaatcacattttaccCCTAACTGAAGATCAGTTGCCTATTGTCAATGGGAGTGTCAATTGGCTTGCCCCTTCAACCAAGTTTCCGAAAGGGCAAGGGAGTTATCTTGTAGGACCAAGGACTTATAAGGTGACAGATGATTTAACCGTCACACCTTTTTGTACTCTCTCTATCCTTGAGACTCTGGTTAAGATGAAAATCCCAGTTTCTGAtgttgaagaattgaagctggATATCGGAACAAATAAG GGTTTGAGCATTCTCAGAGCTTCTCTTACATCAAAATGTGCTCTCACCGACGCTCTGCTCACTCCAATATTGAAAGCaagacaaaagaaacaaaaagtgTGA
- the LOC125188785 gene encoding uncharacterized protein LOC125188785 encodes MTDASEDLKFTLKVMFDKKNKKVLFAESHYHFADFLLSFLSLPLGRIIRVLNDHYGEKAPAIGSLSNLYRSLAGVDNAGFVSEDAKKILLNPRSPFEVEYKKLKLRITRPQYTQYFECRSCGQSTHSISMYCDQAICIRCPSGHISTIGESIRLPKVYSEGVFAAERASFIISDDLQIFPSVIGIFQIISILGITNMDEAESIDVNIGFNEMLSLLRGSFVSSTPLSDFILSKTSLPLALEPMTIVNPNEFREKVGAKTMVLKVIIQRSKGKFLYALAEDDFVEFLFTLFIIPLGGVGHLLAGKTCFKAIDNLQRSVADLADKYFKSPSVKKGLVKPSLVHGSVSENYILPLDQQCMTRDELENFKFSSLTFPKGQGRYLEGPITYMVTDDLTVNPYCIQSAISTLREKNIPMSDIKEKEVQVGLREALSILKASLTSTYALTDALLSSASIKPPKTEA; translated from the exons ATGACTGATGCTAGCGAGGATTTGAAGTTCACTTTGAAGGTGATGTTCGACAAGAAGAACAAGAAGGTGCTCTTTGCAGAATCCCACTACCACTTTGCAGATTTTTTGCTGAGCTTCTTGAGTTTGCCGCTTGGAAGAATTATCAGAGTCCTCAACGACCACTATGGTGAGAAGGCGCCCGCCATCGGAAGCCTAAGCAATTTGTACCGTAGCTTAGCAGGCGTTGACAATGCTGGCTTTGTCTCGGAGGACGCTAAGAAGATTCTACTCAATCCAAGAAGTCCATTTGAAGTTGAATACAAAAAGCTTAAGCTTCGTATCACTCGTCCCCAGTATACTCAATACTTCGAATGTCGCAGTTGCGGTCAGAGTACTCATAGTATAAGCATGTACTGTGATCAAGCTATTTGCATTAGATGCCCATCAGGTCATATTTCAACGATAGGTGAAAGTATAAGACTGCCTAAAGTTTATTCTGAAGGAGTTTTTGCCGCGGAAAGAGCTTCTTTCATCATTTCTGATGATCTGCAGATATTTCCGAGTGTTATAGGTATCTTTCAAATCATCAGCATTCTTGGCATTACAAACATGGACGAGGCTGAGTCGATTGATGTGAATATAGGGTTCAATGAG ATGTTGAGTTTGCTGAGGGGGTCCTTTGTGTCCTCAACTCCATTGTCGGACTTCATACTAAGCAAAACAAGTTTGCCTCTTGCTTTGGAGCCAATGACAATAGTTAATCCTAATGAGTTTCGAGAAAAGGTAGGGGCTAAGACGATGGTTTTGAAGGTGATTATACAAAGATCTAAGGGTAAGTTCTTGTATGCTCTTGCTGAGGATGATTTTGTTGAGTTTCtctttactctcttcatcaTCCCGCTGGGAGGAGTTGGGCATCTTCTTGCCGGCAAGACTTGTTTTAAGGCTATAGACAACTTGCAACGGAGTGTAGCTGATCTGGCAGACAAGTATTTCAAGAGTCCAAGTGTGAAAAAGGGACTAGTGAAACCTAGTCTTGTTCATGGTTCTGTTTCCGAGAACTACATTCTTCCCCTTGATCAACAATGCATGACTCGTGATGaacttgaaaatttcaaattttcttcccTTACGTTTCCGAAAGGGCAGGGTAGATATCTTGAGGGACCAATAACATATATGGTGACGGATGATTTAACAGTGAATCCTTATTGTATCCAATCAGCAATTTCCACTCTACGTGAGAAGAATATCCCTATGTCTGATATCAAAGAAAAAGAGGTGCAAGTCGGATTGAGAGAG GCTTTAAGCATATTGAAAGCGTCTCTTACATCCACTTATGCTCTCACTGATGCTCTGCTTAGTTCCGCGTCGATTAAACCACCAAAGACAGAAGCCTGA
- the LOC125188089 gene encoding uncharacterized protein LOC125188089, translating into MTDASEEFKFTLKVMINKKKNKVLFAESDCQFVDILLSFLSIFQIISILGITNMDEAESIDVNIGFNEIMSLLKGSFISPTPLSYFLLNTTSLPLDLEPKTLVNHSEIKDKLGSKKMVLKVFIQKSKSKVLYAVADVEFLFSLFIIPLGGVGHLLAGKSCIKAIDNLQRSVADLADKYFKIPSMKNRLMKPSLIHGSVSENYILPLDQQCMTRDELENFKFSSLKFPKGQGRYLAGPIAYMVTDDLIVNPLCIQSTISTLREKNIPISDVKEIEVQVGLKEALSILKASLTSTSALTDALLNSVPNKQPKTEA; encoded by the exons ATGACTGATGCTAGTGAGGAATTCAAGTTTACTTTGAAAGTGATGAtcaacaagaagaagaataaggtGCTCTTTGCGGAATCCGACTGCCAATTTGTAGACATTCTGCTGAGCTTCCTGA GTATCTTTCAAATCATCAGCATTCTTGGCATTACAAACATGGACGAGGCTGAGTCGATTGATGTAAATATAGGCTTCAATGAG ATTATGAGTTTGCTGAAAGGGTCCTTCATCTCCCCAACTCCATTGTCGTACTTCCTGCTAAACACAACAAGTTTGCCTCTTGATTTGGAGCCAAAGACATTAGTTAATCATAGTGAAATTAAAGATAAGCTAGGGTCTAAGAAGATGGTTTTGAAGGTGTTTATACAAAAATCTAAGAGTAAGGTATTGTATGCAGTAGCTGATGTTGAGTTTCTCTTCAGTTTATTCATCATCCCACTGGGAGGAGTTGGGCATCTTCTTGCCGGTAAGTCTTGTATTAAGGCTATAGATAACTTGCAACGAAGCGTAGCTGATCTGGCAGACAAGTATTTCAAGATTCCAAGTATGAAAAATAGACTAATGAAACCTAGTCTTATTCATGGTTCTGTTTCCGAGAACTACATTCTTCCCCTTGATCAACAATGCATGACTCGTGATGaacttgaaaatttcaaattttcttcccTTAAGTTTCCGAAAGGGCAGGGTAGATATCTTGCGGGACCAATAGCTTATATGGTGACGGATGATTTAATAGTGAATCCTTTATGTATCCAGTCAACAATTTCCACTCTACGTGAGAAGAATATCCCTATCTCTGATGTCAAAGAAATAGAGGTGCAAGTCGGATTGAAAGAG GCTTTAAGCATATTGAAAGCGTCTCTTACGTCCACTTCCGCTCTGACTGATGCCCTGCTCAATTCCGTGCCAAACAAACAACCAAAGACAGAAGCGTGA
- the LOC125188784 gene encoding uncharacterized protein LOC125188784: MCDGKEAEFSLKVMINKEKTKVLFAQVDSHFADILLSFLTLPLGRIIKVLNKHYGDDEAPTVGSLSSLYHSLVNLDSSHFWTEGAKQTLLNPRSSVEDEYKRLNLDIADFQPPKTLYCTQHTRLSKIHSVSVYYDSINRYHTCGCGHTRIGEEVKEKKGCEAASEDGVFTVNTASFVISDDLRIFPVETGLLGIILNLGIAGADKAEAINVTFGFSEIMSLLKASLISQTPLSDLILNKPRHANSVIVGFEPEASINHLEDDQSPDSKKMILKVVMQKSTGTLLYAQANDDFVEFLFSFLNIPLGGVERLLGGKTCAKAINNLYSSIPDLIDDKYFSTSDMKDRLMKPNVVHGCISDNHMFPLTEECLPDTYSGTTWFSAKFPNGQGSYLKGPRTYHVTDDLIVTPLCVVSVLSSLNKQNIVIYDDVKEVELQIGPKEGLSILKASLTSTSALSDALLNNISIKQPKREF, translated from the exons ATGTGTGATGGTAAGGAAGCAGAGTTCTCACTGAAAGTGATGATCAATAAAGAGAAAACCAAGGTCCTCTTTGCACAAGTTGACAGCCATTTTGCAGACATTTTGTTAAGCTTCTTGACTTTGCCGTTGGGACGAATTATCAAAGTACTCAACAAACACTATGGAGACGATGAGGCGCCTACTGTCGGAAGCTTAAGCAGTTTGTATCATAGCTTAGTAAATCTTGATAGCTCCCATTTCTGGACAGAGGGTGCTAAGCAGACTCTGCTCAATCCCAGAAGCTCCGTTGAAGATGAATACAAAAGGCTAAACCTCGACATCGCTGATTTTCAACCTCCTAAAACATTATATTGTACACAACACACTAGGCTTAGTAAAATTCATAGTGTGAGTGTGTACTATGATAGTATTAACAGGTACCATACTTGTGGATGTGGTCATACGAGGATAGGAGAAGAagttaaagagaaaaaaggatGTGAAGCTGCTTCCGAAGATGGAGTTTTCACCGTGAATACAGCATCTTTCGTAATCTCTGATGATCTCCGCATATTTCCAGTTGAGACAGGACTCTTAGGAATCATCCTCAATCTTGGCATTGCAGGCGCGGATAAAGCTGAGGCAATCAACGTGACTTTCGGGTTCAGTGAG ATTATGAGTTTGTTAAAGGCATCATTGATCTCCCAAACTCCATTGTCGGACCTCATACTGAATAAACCAAGACATGCAAACTCAGTAATCGTGGGCTTTGAACCCGAGGCTTCAATTAACCATCTCGAGGATGATCAGAGTCCCGATTCCAAGAAGATGATTCTGAAAGTCGTGATGCAAAAGTCTACCGGTACGTTATTGTATGCACAAGCTAACGATGATTTTGTGGAATTCCTATTTAGTTTCCTCAATATCCCACTAGGAGGAGTTGAGCGTCTTCTTGGCGGTAAGACTTGTGCTAAGGCTATAAACAACTTGTATTCGAGCATACCTGACCTTATAGACGACAAGTATTTCAGTACCTCAGATATGAAAGATAGGCTAATGAAACCGAATGTGGTCCATGGTTGTATTTCTGACAACCACATGTTTCCCCTCACTGAAGAATGCTTGCCTGATACCTATAGTGGAACCACATGGTTTTCCGCTAAGTTTCCTAATGGCCAGGGTAGTTATCTTAAAGGCCCGCGAACTTATCATGTGACGGATGATCTGATTGTGACACCTCTTTGTGTTGTCTCGGTCCTTTCAAGTCTCAATAAGCAGAATATCGTAATATATGATGATGTCAAAGAAGTGGAGCTGCAGATTGGCCCAAAAGAG GGTTTGAGCATACTGAAAGCCTCTCTTACGTCCACTTCTGCTCTCTCCGATGCTTTGCTCAATAACATATCGATCAAACAACCAAAGCGAGAATTCTGA
- the LOC125188090 gene encoding uncharacterized protein LOC125188090 codes for MSDVSEDFKFTLKVMINKEKTKVLFAESDSHFVDVLLSFMTLPLGRVIKVLNNHYGEKAPSIGSLSHLYRTLEHFDNAQFVTQDAKEFLLNPRSSFEDEYKMLKLDFIDSQSSRQYFCCFNCRHVSHSVSIYYDQPRCQKCLYLFIKELDVAEASSKGVFISDKASFIISDDLQIFHSATGLFRIISILGIHGIDEAHAIDVTIGLDEILSLLKLSIISPTPLSDLILNKASLVLDSEPKALVNHNEIRENPESTKMVLKLAVQKSKSKVLHAQAGEDFVEFLFSFFNIPLGGLGNLFAGKTYFMAIDNLQRSIAELIEDKYFKSPDMKKKLMKPNLVHGCVSEKYILPISQECMTADKSNNIKFLCSYKFPKGQGKYLYGPIAYLVMDDLTVTPFSIHSVISNLHEKVIPMSDVEEMELQVGLKEAIRILKASLTSTSALTDALLNSITIKHPKRSLNMRDATE; via the exons ATGTCTGATGTTAGTGAGGATTTCAAGTTCACATTGAAAGTGATGATCAATAAGGAGAAAACTAAGGTGCTCTTTGCAGAATCCGACAGCCATTTTGTCGACGTTTTGTTGAGCTTCATGACTCTGCCGCTGGGAAGAGTTATCAAAGTCCTCAACAACCACTACGGCGAGAAGGCACCCTCCATTGGAAGCCTAAGCCATTTGTACCGTACCTTGGAACATTTTGACAACGCTCAGTTCGTGACACAGGATGCTAAGGAGTTTCTGCTTAATCCAAGAAGTTCTTTTGAAGATGAATATAAAATGCTGAAACTAGATTTTATTGATTCTCAGTCGTCTCGTCAGTATTTCTGTTGCTTCAACTGCCGTCATGTGTCTCATAGTGTAAGCATATACTATGATCAACCCCGTTGCCAAAAATGcttatatttgtttattaaggAGTTAGATGTAGCTGAAGCTTCTTCTAAAGGAGTTTTTATCTCAGACAAAGCATCTTTCATAATTTCCGATGATCTGCAAATATTTCATAGTGCTACAGGTCTCTTTCGAATCATCAGTATTCTTGGCATTCACGGCATAGATGAAGCTCATGCGATTGATGTGACAATAGGATTGGATGAG ATATTGAGTTTGCTGAAGCTATCCATCATCTCTCCAACACCATTGTCGGACCTCATACTGAACAAAGCAAGTTTGGTTCTTGATTCGGAGCCAAAGGCATTAGTTAATCATAACGAGATCCGAGAAAATCCAGAGTCTACAAAGATGGTTTTGAAACTGGCTGTACAAAAGTCTAAAAGTAAGGTATTGCATGCTCAAGCTGGGGAAGATTTTGTTGAGTTTCTCTTTAGTTTCTTCAATATTCCGTTGGGCGGCCTTGGTAACCTTTTTGCCGGAAAGACTTATTTTATGGCTATAGACAACTTGCAACGGAGCATAGCAGAACTTATTGAAGATAAGTATTTCAAGAGCCCGGATATGAAAAAGAAGCTAATGAAACCTAATCTGGTTCATGGTTGTGTTTCTGAAAAATACATTCTTCCCATTAGTCAAGAATGTATGACTGCTGATAAAAgcaataatatcaaatttctttgTTCCTATAAGTTTCCCAAAGGGCAGGGGAAATACCTTTATGGACCAATAGCTTATCTGGTCATGGATGATTTAACTGTGACTCCTTTTAGTATTCATTCGGTCATTTCTAATCTCCATGAGAAGGTTATCCCTATGTCTGATGTCGAAGAAATGGAGCTTCAAGTCGGATTGAAAGAG GCTATAAGGATACTGAAAGCGTCTCTTACATCCACTTCTGCTCTCACTGATGCTCTGCTCAATTCCATTACGATCAAACATCCAAAGAGAAGCCTGAACATGCGCGATGCTACTGAATAA
- the LOC125188091 gene encoding uncharacterized protein LOC125188091 has product MTDASKDFKFTLKVMIDKKKEKVLFAESDCQFVDVLLSFLTLPLGRIIKALNEHYVNAPIIGSLTNLYRSLAGIDNADFVTDDAKEILLNPRSPFEAEYGMLKLSITDSQPTKYLRCACGNSSHTVSIYYDQVKCQKCPSSYVVKIDLPIKESKVCEGVFTANRSSFIISDDLQIFPSVTGICHIVSLLGITNMDEAEAFDVKIGFNQIMNLLMGSFVSQTPLSYFLLNRTILPLGLEQTSVIPDEFQEKVGAEKMVLKVFIQRSKSKVLYALAEDDFVEFLFTFFVIPLGGVEHLLEGKTCIKAIDNLQRSVADLIGDRYFNSPVMKSKLMKPNLVHGSISEHHLFPLSQEGMNPNKHEKFKFSSLAFPKGQGRYLEGPIAYMVTDDLTVNPVCIHSAISFLREKNIPMSDVKEIEVQVGLKEALSILRASLTSTSALTDALLNSMPIKQPKTEA; this is encoded by the exons ATGACTGATGCTAGCAAGGATTTCAAGTTCACTTTGAAAGTGATGATCGacaagaagaaagagaaggtGCTCTTTGCAGAATCCGACTGCCAATTTGTAGATGTTCTGCTGAGCTTCTTGACTTTGCCGCTTGGAAGAATTATCAAAGCCCTCAATGAACACTATGTTAATGCGCCCATCATTGGAAGCCTAACCAATTTGTACCGTAGCTTAGCAGGCATTGACAACGCTGACTTTGTCACGGACGATGCTAAGGAGATTCTGCTCAATCCAAGAAGTCCATTTGAAGCTGAATATGGAATGCTAAAGCTGAGTATCACTGATTCTCAGCCTACTAAATATTTACGGTGTGCCTGCGGTAATAGCTCACATACTGTAAGCATATACTATGACCAAGTTAAATGCCAAAAATGCCCATCAAGTTATGTTGTGAAGATAGATCTACCGATAAAAGAGTCTAAAGTTTGTGAAGGAGTTTTCACTGCAAACAGATCTTCTTTCATCATCTCCGATGATCTGCAGATATTTCCGAGTGTTACAGGTATCTGTCATATCGTCAGCCTACTTGGCATTACAAATATGGACGAGGCTGAGGCGTTTGATGTGAAGATAGGCTTCAATCAG ATTATGAATTTGCTGATGGGGTCCTTCGTCTCCCAAACTCCGTTGTCGTACTTCCTTCTAAATAGAACAATTTTGCCTCTTGGTTTGGAGCAGACATCAGTTATTCCTGATGAATTTCAAGAAAAGGTAGGGGCTGAGAAGATGGTTTTGAAGGTGTTTATACAAAGATCTAAGAGTAAGGTATTGTATGCTCTTGCTGAGGATGATTTTGTTGAGTTTCTCTTTACTTTCTTCGTCATCCCATTGGGAGGAGTTGAGCACCTTCTTGAGGGTAAGACTTGTATTAAGGCTATAGACAACTTGCAACGGAGCGTTGCTGACCTTATTGGAGACAGGTATTTCAATAGCCCGGTTATGAAAAGTAAACTAATGAAACCTAATCTGGTTCATGGTTCCATCTCCGAACACCATCTTTTCCCCCTTAGTCAAGAAGGCATGAATCCTAACAAacatgaaaaattcaaattttcttcccTTGCCTTTCCGAAAGGTCAGGGTAGATATCTTGAGGGACCAATAGCTTATATGGTGACGGATGATTTAACCGTGAATCCTGTATGTATCCATTCAGCGATTTCCTTTCTGCGTGAGAAGAATATCCCTATGTCTGATGTCAAAGAAATAGAGGTGCAAGTTGGATTAAAAGAG GCATTAAGCATACTGAGAGCGTCTCTTACGTCCACTTCTGCTCTCACTGATGCTCTGCTCAATTCCATGCCGATCAAACAACCAAAGACGGAAGCCTGA
- the LOC125188092 gene encoding uncharacterized protein LOC125188092, translating to MTNAGEDFKFTLKVMIDKKENKMLFAESDCQFVDILLSFLSLPMGRIVKVLNDHFGQKAPVIGSLTNLYRSLACTDNADFVSIDAKNLLLNPRSPFEVECGMLKPSLIDFQPTKYFHCRQCRFGTHSVSIYYDEANCLKHELYDRIATTTFNRMATTTDKPKNVAKAAFEGVFVADRASFIISDDLRIFPSAMGIFQIANVLGIANMDKAESIDVKIGLKEIVSLLKLCFISPTPLADLVLNKTSLDLAPVPKTLVNHTDIQGKLETKKLVLKIVVQKSKGKLLYALAEDDFVDFLFSLLIIPLGGVGSLLAGKTCIKGIDILQRSVAGLAEKYFKSPSTKNGLMKPSLVHGSVSENYILPLDQQCITFNELQQFKFSSLKFPKGPGRYLSRPIAYMVMDDLTMKPLRIHSTISFLSEKNIPMSDVEEIAVQVRVKEALSILKASLTSTSVLTDALLNSVPIRQPMAENGEIKTGFKENSNKRVKQEV from the exons ATGACTAATGCTGGGGAGGATTTCAAGTTCACTTTGAAAGTGATGATCGACAAGAAGGAAAATAAGATGCTGTTTGCAGAATCCGACTGCCAATTTGTAGATATTCTACTGAGCTTCTTGAGTTTGCCTATGGGAAGAATTGTCAAAGTCCTCAACGACCACTTTGGCCAGAAGGCGCCCGTCATTGGAAGCCTAACCAATTTGTACCGTAGCTTAGCATGCACTGACAACGCTGACTTCGTGTCAATCGATGCCAAGAACCTACTGCTCAATCCAAGAAGTCCATTTGAAGTTGAATGCGGAATGCTAAAGCCGAGCCTCATTGATTTTCAGCCtactaaatattttcattgtcGCCAATGCAGATTTGGGACTCATAGTGTAAGCATATACTATGATGAAGCTAATTGCCTTAAACACGAACTATATGATCGTATAGCTACAACAACATTTAATCGTATGGCTACAACAACAGACAAACCTAAAAATGTGGCTAAAGCTGCTTTTGAAGGAGTTTTCGTTGCGGATAGGGCTTCTTTCATCATCTCTGATGATCTGCGGATATTTCCCAGTGCTATGGGTATCTTCCAAATCGCCAACGTTCTTGGCATTGCAAACATGGACAAGGCCGAGTCGATTGATGTGAAGATAGGTTTGAAGGAG ATTGTGAGTCTGCTGAAGCTGTGCTTCATCTCCCCAACTCCATTGGCGGATCTCGTGCTAAACAAAACAAGTTTGGATCTTGCTCCTGTGCCAAAGACATTGGTTAATCATACTGATATTCAAGGAAAGTTAGAGACTAAGAAGTTGGTTTTGAAAATAGTGGTGCAAAAATCCAAAGGCAAGTTATTGTATGCTCTAGCTGAGGATGATTTTGTTGACTTTCTCTTCAGTTTGTTAATAATCCCACTGGGAGGAGTTGGGAGTCTTCTTGCTGGTAAGACGTGTATTAAGGGTATAGATATCTTGCAACGGAGCGTTGCTGGTCTGGCTGAGAAGTATTTCAAGAGTCCGTCTACGAAAAATGGACTTATGAAACCTAGTCTTGTTCATGGTTCTGTTTCCGAGAACTACATTCTTCCCCTTGATCAACAATGCATCACTTTTAATGAACTTcaacaattcaaattttcttcccTTAAGTTTCCGAAAGGGCCGGGTAGATATCTCTCTAGGCCAATAGCTTATATGGTGATGGATGATCTAACGATGAAGCCTTTGCGTATCCATTCGACCATTTCCTTTCTAAGTGAGAAGAATATCCCTATGTCAGATGTCGAAGAAATAGCAGTGCAAGTCAGAGTGAAAGAG GCTTTAAGCATACTGAAAGCGTCTCTTACGTCCACGTCTGTTCTCACTGATGCTCTGCTCAATTCCGTGCCGATCAGACAACCAATGGCAGAAAATGGGGAGATTAAAACAGGATTCAAAGAG